GCTTTCGGATCAAGCACTTACTTGATACCATAACCGGTTTAATCCCGTTCGGTTGCCCCATGCGCCTCGCTGCCCTGCTGCTCGTCGCCGTTGCCGGTTCGGCCTTCGCCCAGCGCATCCTGCCGCCCAGCGGCAAGCTCGGCGAGCTCGAAGCCTATTCGCCGATGCAGAGCGTCAAGATCGACGGCGAGGTCTATCGTGCCGCGCCGGGCCTGCGCATCTACAACGCCGCCGGGGCCTTGCTGACGCCGCAGCAGATCGTGCGGATGCCCAAGGATGCCAAGATCTGGTACCAGATCGAGCGCAGCACCGGCTTCGCCTGGCGCATCTGGTTCCTCGGCGACGAGGAGTACGCCAACCTCAAGCAGCGCTACGTGAAGCCCGGCTTCGTTACCGCATCCGAACCCCAGTTAAGAACGCCAGAATGAGCAAGAAAGTATTCATCAAGACCTTCGGCTGCCAGATGAACGAGTACGACTCGGACAAGATGGTCGACCTGCTGAACGCCACCGACGGCCTGATCAAGACCGACAGCCCGGAAGACGCCGACGTCATCCTGTTCAACACCTGTAGCGTGCGCGAAAAGGCGCAGGAAAAGGTGTTCTCCGACCTCGGCCGCGTCAAGGAACTCAAGCTCAGGAACCCGAACCTCGTCATCGGCGTCGGCGGCTGTGTCGCGTCGCAGGAAGGCGAGGAAATCGTCAAGCGCGCCCCGTACGTCGACGTGGTGTTCGGCCCGCAGACGCTGCACCGGTTGCCCGAGCTGATCGCGCAGAAGCGCGCGACCGGCACCAGCCAGGTCGACATCAGCTTCCCCGAGATCGAAAAGTTCGACCACCTGCCGCCCGCGCGCGTCGACGGCGCCACGGCCTTCGTGTCGATCATGGAAGGCTGTTCGAAGTTCTGTTCGTTCTGCATCGTGCCGTACACGCGCGGCCAGGAAGTCAGCCGGCCGTTCGAGGACGTGCTCGCCGAAGTCGCCGGGCTGGCGCAGCAGGGCGTCAAGGAAGTGACCCTGCTGGGCCAGAACGTCAACGCCTACCGCGGCGCCATTCTTGACAGTGGCCTCGACGGCACCGAGAACGAGATCGCCGATTTCGCCACCCTGCTTGAATACGTGCACGAAGTACCGGGCATCGAGCGCATCCGCTACACGACCAGCCACCCGCGCGAGATGACCCAGCGCATCGTCGACTGCTACCGCACGCTGCCCAAGCTGGTATCGCACCTGCACCTGCCGGTACAGGCCGGTTCGGACCGCACGCTGGTGAACATGAAGCGCGGCTACACCACGCTCGAATACAAGAGCCTGGTGCGCAAACTGCGCGAAGCACGGCCGGGCATCTGCCTGTCGAGCGACTTCATCGTCGGCTTCCCCGGCGAGACCGACGACGATTTCGAACGCACGATGAAGCTGATCGAGGACGTGCGCTTCGACGCCAGCTTCAGCTTCATCTACAGCATGCGCCCGGGCACGCCAGCCGCCGACCTGCCCGACGACGTGCCACAGGACGTGAAGACCCGCCGCCTGATGCGCCTGCAGGCGCGGATCGAGGAGCTGGCACAGGAAGTGAACCAGGCGATGGTCGGCACCGTGCAGCGCGTGCTGGTCGAAGGGATTTCGAAGAAGGATCCGAACGAACTGGCCGGCCGCACCGACAACAACCGCATCGTCAACTTCGTCGGCCAGCCGCGGCTGATCGGCCAGTTTGCCGAGGTCTACGTGACCAAGTCGTTCTCGCACAGCCTCAAGGGCGAGATCGTCACGCACGAGGACGCGGTGGTCTGATCGAAGTCAGCGTCGGCACGGGCTATGCTGCAGACGGCATCCCGGATGGCGTATCGTCCAGCTTGTCCGGCTGCGCACGATGCGCTCGTCAGGCGCCCCCTGTTCATCTTGCCGGTGACGGTGCTGCCGGCCAGGTGGCGATGACCGGCAACCGCGCACTCGATCAACCGTTCTGGCCTGCCGCCCGTGCCGGCGTCGTTGCTTTACCATTGCCTTCAAACTTTGCGAGACCTTGCCGGTCGAACAAGCCGGCAATGACCCTCCCTCTTAGCGAGCCCCGCCCCGCATGAAATTCAAACCCGAACCGCCGCTGTCCGACGCCGAACTCGACGAGCTCGCCGCCTTCCTCGAATCCGACGCCACAGGCGACGAGTGCATGGACCTGTCGATGCTGCACGGCTTTCTTACCGCGATCCGCGTCGGCCCGGCCGAACCGGAGCCGGCCGCATGGCTGGCGCAGGTCTGGGGCGAGGCCGGCCAGACGCCGCGCTTCGCGTCGCCGGCGGCGCAACAGCGGATCGAAGACCTGATCCTGCGCTTCTACAACCAGCTCGGCGATGAACTCGTCGGCGAACCCGCCGCATTCACGCCACTCGTCTATGTCGACGAGGAGGCCGGCACCGACATCGCCCAGCAGTGGTGCTACGGCTTCATGCTCGGCACGGCGATGGCGCCGAAGGCGTGGCAGCCGGCGATGGACGATGACGAAATCGCCCAGCTGCTGGCACCGATCTTCGACTGCGCCGACGACGAGGCGCGCGAGGCGATGGAAGCCGATGGCGACAACCTCGCCGAATTCGAGCACGAACTGGCCGCGGCGCTGCCGGACATCGTTCCGGTGCTGCGGGCGTTCTGGCTGGCGCGGGCCGAGGCTGCCGCACCGCGCGTCAGCCGCCGCCGGCATTGAATCAACAGGATCCCGTTTTGCATACCGACAAGATTTCCTTCCAGCCCGTCGACAATGCACGCCTCGCCAACCTGTGCGGCGTGCTCGACGAGAACCTCAAGCAGATCGAGACCGCACTCGACGTCAACATCGTCCGCCGCGACGCGCACTTCCGCGTCTCGGGCGAAGCGCCGCAGGTGCGTACCGCGCTCGACGCGCTCGAGTACTTCTACTTCCAGGCCACCGAAGCGCTCGACATCGACACGGTGCAGCTCGGGCTGATCGAAATGAGCCGCACGCCGTCCGACCTGCCGGCCGACCCGGACGCGCCGCAGCTGAAGACCCGCCGCACCGACCTCAAGGGCCGCACGCCGGGGCAGAACGCCTACCTGAAGGCGATCCAGGAACACGACATCACCTTCGGCATCGGCCCGGCCGGCACCGGCAAGACCTATCTCGCCGTCGCCAG
This window of the Jeongeupia sp. USM3 genome carries:
- the miaB gene encoding tRNA (N6-isopentenyl adenosine(37)-C2)-methylthiotransferase MiaB, giving the protein MSKKVFIKTFGCQMNEYDSDKMVDLLNATDGLIKTDSPEDADVILFNTCSVREKAQEKVFSDLGRVKELKLRNPNLVIGVGGCVASQEGEEIVKRAPYVDVVFGPQTLHRLPELIAQKRATGTSQVDISFPEIEKFDHLPPARVDGATAFVSIMEGCSKFCSFCIVPYTRGQEVSRPFEDVLAEVAGLAQQGVKEVTLLGQNVNAYRGAILDSGLDGTENEIADFATLLEYVHEVPGIERIRYTTSHPREMTQRIVDCYRTLPKLVSHLHLPVQAGSDRTLVNMKRGYTTLEYKSLVRKLREARPGICLSSDFIVGFPGETDDDFERTMKLIEDVRFDASFSFIYSMRPGTPAADLPDDVPQDVKTRRLMRLQARIEELAQEVNQAMVGTVQRVLVEGISKKDPNELAGRTDNNRIVNFVGQPRLIGQFAEVYVTKSFSHSLKGEIVTHEDAVV
- a CDS encoding UPF0149 family protein; this encodes MKFKPEPPLSDAELDELAAFLESDATGDECMDLSMLHGFLTAIRVGPAEPEPAAWLAQVWGEAGQTPRFASPAAQQRIEDLILRFYNQLGDELVGEPAAFTPLVYVDEEAGTDIAQQWCYGFMLGTAMAPKAWQPAMDDDEIAQLLAPIFDCADDEAREAMEADGDNLAEFEHELAAALPDIVPVLRAFWLARAEAAAPRVSRRRH